Proteins co-encoded in one uncultured Draconibacterium sp. genomic window:
- a CDS encoding nitrilase-related carbon-nitrogen hydrolase, with amino-acid sequence MQTKQLIIKSFTLLIGMITLTLTGINWSMWWAAWLAPVFLLFYFRRAKKFDFVIFFLLLFVSGMLSQTGNNLFHLPVVNVINGIIFCILYSISYLIDRLLYGRHKPFYYTLIFPSVAVLVEYFASFAIGTWGSIAHTQFAIKPLLLLSAICGIFGVSFLVFWLAPVVNLIIENYDNRKQWIKGALIYAIVLCTVMGYGTVRMYMNKPEPDNGIVKVAAILSDIDIHEVVLSEQQSLKQLADGIDSEIPESLLSDSVAIKIMIERTRQAVNEGAKILVWNEAALVLDHNQKKQLLDKEKQFCTDKGVYLLVSFLETNSNSGDKPFNNVNMLITPEGEIIWKYKKSFLHPYAEAPIVNRGDARIPFIDTEYGRLGTVICSDLDMPHFLKQAGCEDINILLVPAFDWEGITPFHAEMAVFPGVEYGLSVVRANGKGLTTFTDYLGNSLVSTNSFVSDEKIVYAEIPLLFIRTIYTALGDLVIYLALAYLVFIFIGCRLRK; translated from the coding sequence ATGCAAACAAAACAGCTAATAATTAAAAGTTTTACACTCCTTATCGGTATGATAACGCTAACACTTACGGGTATTAACTGGTCAATGTGGTGGGCTGCGTGGTTGGCACCGGTATTTCTTTTGTTTTATTTTCGTAGGGCAAAGAAGTTCGACTTTGTAATTTTCTTTCTGCTTCTTTTCGTCTCCGGAATGCTATCACAAACAGGAAACAACCTCTTTCATTTGCCGGTAGTTAATGTTATTAATGGCATCATTTTTTGCATTCTTTATAGCATTTCATACCTGATCGATCGTTTGTTGTATGGTAGACACAAGCCCTTTTACTATACACTCATTTTCCCATCGGTGGCAGTGTTGGTAGAGTACTTTGCCAGTTTTGCCATTGGAACCTGGGGCTCGATAGCTCATACACAGTTTGCCATAAAACCTTTGTTGCTGTTAAGTGCAATTTGTGGAATATTTGGTGTTTCGTTCTTGGTATTCTGGTTGGCCCCTGTTGTTAACCTAATTATTGAAAACTATGATAATCGAAAACAATGGATTAAAGGTGCATTAATCTATGCGATAGTACTATGCACGGTAATGGGATATGGTACCGTACGCATGTATATGAATAAACCTGAACCTGATAATGGAATTGTAAAAGTGGCAGCCATTTTAAGTGATATTGATATTCACGAAGTGGTATTGAGTGAACAGCAATCATTAAAACAACTGGCAGATGGAATTGATTCTGAGATTCCCGAAAGTTTGCTTTCCGATTCGGTAGCTATTAAAATCATGATCGAAAGAACGAGGCAAGCAGTAAACGAGGGGGCAAAAATTCTGGTGTGGAATGAGGCTGCTTTAGTTCTTGATCATAATCAAAAAAAACAGTTGCTTGATAAAGAGAAGCAGTTTTGCACAGATAAAGGAGTTTATTTATTAGTGTCTTTTCTTGAAACTAATAGCAATTCAGGTGATAAACCTTTTAATAATGTGAACATGCTGATAACACCTGAAGGGGAAATTATTTGGAAATACAAAAAATCGTTTTTACATCCTTATGCAGAGGCGCCAATAGTAAATCGGGGTGATGCCAGGATACCATTCATTGATACCGAATATGGACGTTTGGGAACAGTTATTTGCTCCGATCTGGATATGCCACATTTCCTGAAACAAGCCGGTTGTGAGGATATAAATATCCTTCTGGTACCAGCATTTGACTGGGAAGGAATAACTCCATTTCATGCCGAAATGGCGGTTTTTCCTGGAGTTGAGTATGGATTATCTGTTGTGAGAGCAAATGGAAAAGGTCTTACTACCTTCACCGACTATCTTGGAAATTCTTTGGTATCTACTAATAGTTTTGTTAGTGATGAAAAAATTGTTTATGCTGAAATTCCTTTACTCTTCATTCGCACTATTTATACAGCATTAGGTGATCTGGTTATTTATCTTGCTCTGGCTTACCTGGTCTTTATTTTCATCGGATGCCGTTTGAGGAAGTAA
- a CDS encoding LuxR C-terminal-related transcriptional regulator, whose translation MRNLEAHSCAVNDTDYEKIQPKIELLQRLAETERSIYAIFDMHKGNYLLKSSEQQKLFGASLSDKNKTFNADLVYQNIHPNDLPFVLETDNLAYRFFASLSPTEKKDYKLVYDFRIQNTEGNYQHYMHQVIILEQDINGRSWLSLIISDPLPERAKQTKCQRRMINMKTGKLHYLIAEEKSNTDDLLTRREKQLLELIALGYDSKSISEKLFISVNTVNNHRQNILRKTKSENTTQALLYAKRLGII comes from the coding sequence TTGAGAAATTTGGAGGCTCACAGTTGTGCAGTAAATGATACGGACTATGAAAAGATTCAGCCAAAAATTGAGTTGCTACAACGCCTGGCAGAAACAGAGCGGTCAATTTATGCAATTTTTGACATGCACAAGGGAAATTACCTGCTGAAAAGTTCAGAACAGCAAAAGTTATTTGGAGCGTCTCTTTCAGATAAGAATAAAACATTTAATGCAGACCTGGTTTACCAAAACATTCACCCCAACGACCTGCCTTTCGTATTAGAAACCGACAACCTTGCCTATCGCTTTTTTGCCTCGTTATCTCCAACTGAAAAAAAAGATTACAAACTGGTTTACGATTTTAGGATTCAAAATACAGAAGGAAACTACCAACATTACATGCATCAGGTTATTATTCTGGAACAAGATATAAACGGACGTTCGTGGCTTTCTCTAATCATCTCCGACCCCCTTCCGGAGCGCGCCAAACAAACGAAATGCCAACGCCGCATGATAAACATGAAAACCGGGAAACTGCATTATTTAATAGCAGAAGAAAAGTCAAACACAGATGACTTATTAACCAGGCGAGAAAAACAATTGCTCGAACTTATTGCATTGGGATATGATAGTAAAAGTATTTCTGAAAAGTTATTTATTAGCGTTAATACGGTTAATAACCATCGCCAAAACATTCTACGAAAAACGAAATCAGAAAATACGACTCAGGCTTTACTTTACGCAAAACGACTCGGGATAATTTAA
- a CDS encoding phosphoadenylyl-sulfate reductase, which yields MSKQQLTDKYNAQLEEKSIVEKLQFLVEQHPGKVVFTTSFGYEDQVITDIIFKNDLPIKVVTLDTGRLFPETYKVYRSTLEKYNKPIKAYFPPTEEVEKLLDEKGPFSFYESLENRKECCYIRKVIPLKRALKGNDIWITGLRASQSDNRSDMKFFEYDEGNDIVKFNPLMEWSLEETIDWVKKYNVPYNVLHDKGFVSIGCQPCTRAIQPGEDFRAGRWWWEQGSGKECGLHSVKK from the coding sequence ATGAGCAAACAACAACTTACCGATAAGTATAACGCCCAACTGGAAGAAAAATCAATCGTAGAAAAACTACAGTTTCTGGTTGAACAACATCCAGGCAAAGTGGTTTTTACAACCAGTTTTGGTTACGAAGATCAGGTAATCACTGATATTATTTTTAAGAACGACCTGCCCATAAAAGTAGTTACTTTGGATACCGGACGTTTGTTCCCGGAAACCTATAAAGTATACCGCAGCACACTCGAAAAATACAACAAGCCGATTAAAGCCTACTTTCCGCCAACTGAAGAAGTGGAAAAACTGTTGGATGAAAAAGGGCCTTTTAGCTTTTACGAGTCGCTTGAGAATCGAAAAGAATGTTGTTACATCCGTAAGGTAATTCCATTAAAACGTGCTTTAAAAGGAAACGATATTTGGATTACCGGGTTGCGTGCATCGCAAAGTGATAACCGAAGCGATATGAAATTTTTTGAGTACGATGAAGGAAACGATATTGTAAAATTTAATCCACTTATGGAATGGAGCCTGGAAGAAACCATTGATTGGGTAAAAAAATACAATGTACCATACAATGTGTTGCACGACAAAGGTTTTGTTAGCATCGGTTGTCAGCCTTGTACACGTGCCATTCAACCGGGTGAGGATTTCCGTGCCGGACGCTGGTGGTGGGAGCAGGGCTCAGGAAAAGAATGCGGATTGCATTCCGTGAAAAAATAA
- a CDS encoding class I SAM-dependent rRNA methyltransferase — protein MAKEFVKIVLKSGKDQSLLRFHPWVFSGAIKKMYGTPAEGDLVKVYSNKDQFLGIGHYQVGSIAIRIVSFEEIEPDYDFWKSKIESAWELRKMTGFDNNPETNVFRLIHAEGDGMPGLIVDFYNGTAVMQMHSIGMYLIREELVKALQEVMGDRLKAVYNKSEKTLPFKADVKSEDGYLFGSESETEVQEYGLRFKVDWEKGQKTGFFVDQRENRKLVQDYSKGRDVLNMFCYTGGFSFYAMQGDAKSVHSVDASAKAIDLTDENVELNFPGDKRHKSTVIDGFEYLKEIQDKYDLIILDPPAFAKHRKTLPQALKGYKRINTRAFEQIRKGGILFTFSCSQVVSKEKFREAVFSAAAIAGRNVRILHQMSQPVDHPVNIYHPESEYLKGLVLYVE, from the coding sequence ATGGCAAAAGAGTTTGTCAAAATTGTATTAAAGTCGGGTAAAGACCAGTCACTGCTGCGTTTTCACCCTTGGGTATTCTCCGGAGCCATTAAAAAAATGTACGGTACACCTGCCGAGGGCGACCTGGTAAAAGTGTATTCCAACAAGGATCAGTTTTTGGGAATTGGTCACTACCAGGTGGGATCGATTGCCATTCGTATTGTGTCGTTCGAGGAAATTGAACCGGATTACGATTTCTGGAAAAGCAAAATAGAAAGTGCTTGGGAATTGCGTAAAATGACGGGGTTTGACAACAATCCCGAAACCAATGTTTTTCGTTTGATTCATGCTGAAGGCGACGGAATGCCAGGCTTGATCGTTGATTTTTACAACGGAACAGCGGTAATGCAAATGCACTCCATTGGCATGTATCTCATTCGCGAAGAGCTGGTGAAAGCCTTGCAGGAAGTGATGGGTGACAGACTGAAAGCCGTTTACAACAAAAGCGAAAAAACATTGCCGTTTAAAGCTGATGTAAAATCGGAAGACGGTTATTTGTTTGGTTCGGAATCAGAAACTGAAGTACAGGAATACGGGCTGCGTTTCAAAGTGGATTGGGAAAAAGGACAGAAAACCGGATTCTTTGTCGACCAGCGCGAAAACCGTAAACTGGTGCAAGACTACTCAAAAGGCCGCGACGTGTTAAACATGTTCTGCTACACCGGTGGGTTTTCGTTTTATGCCATGCAGGGAGATGCAAAATCGGTGCACTCGGTTGATGCATCGGCAAAAGCAATCGACCTGACGGATGAGAACGTAGAGCTGAACTTTCCGGGAGATAAACGCCATAAATCAACTGTGATCGATGGTTTTGAATACCTGAAAGAAATTCAGGATAAATACGATCTGATCATTCTTGATCCGCCTGCTTTTGCCAAACACCGCAAAACATTGCCACAGGCGTTAAAAGGTTATAAACGTATAAACACCCGCGCTTTCGAGCAAATTCGTAAAGGCGGAATCCTGTTTACTTTCTCCTGTTCGCAGGTGGTGTCGAAAGAGAAATTCCGAGAAGCCGTATTTTCCGCGGCAGCCATTGCCGGACGAAATGTTCGAATTCTGCACCAGATGAGCCAGCCTGTTGATCACCCGGTAAATATTTACCACCCCGAGAGTGAATATCTGAAGGGACTGGTTTTATATGTTGAATAG
- a CDS encoding 3'-5' exonuclease, giving the protein MFKEKISNEELTGLPLKRFEGQIVLVDSLQKVKYALEELNGASIIGFDTETKPSFKKGVVNKVALLQLSTKNKAFLFRINRIGLPREIVDLLANEKVIKPGVAIRDDIKGLQEFVPFKPGGFVELQDEAKEMGIQNFSLKKLTAIACGFRISKGQQLTNWEASELTEAQQYYAATDAWAALEIFENFSKN; this is encoded by the coding sequence ATGTTTAAAGAAAAGATATCAAACGAAGAATTGACGGGGCTACCTTTAAAACGATTTGAAGGCCAGATCGTTTTAGTCGATTCACTGCAAAAGGTAAAATACGCTCTTGAGGAGCTAAACGGAGCCAGCATTATTGGCTTTGATACCGAGACAAAACCTTCGTTTAAAAAAGGAGTGGTTAACAAAGTGGCTTTGCTGCAGTTGTCTACCAAAAACAAAGCTTTTTTGTTCCGCATTAACCGCATTGGTTTGCCGCGCGAAATTGTTGATTTACTTGCCAACGAGAAAGTAATAAAACCGGGTGTTGCAATCCGCGATGATATTAAAGGCTTACAGGAATTTGTACCTTTTAAACCCGGTGGTTTTGTTGAGTTGCAGGATGAGGCGAAAGAAATGGGGATTCAGAATTTCAGCCTGAAAAAACTTACAGCCATTGCCTGTGGTTTCCGCATCTCAAAAGGGCAGCAGCTTACCAACTGGGAAGCCAGCGAATTAACAGAAGCACAACAATATTATGCAGCTACCGACGCGTGGGCTGCATTGGAAATTTTCGAGAACTTTTCAAAAAATTAG
- a CDS encoding DUF5063 domain-containing protein: MDQIVYSKNVVEFVTVANEYCSTIENVSHLTAQENLAKLQKLLPLLYLKASVVEKIEMVMDEELEKFVSELDYNMLHQKWLQLLGENDGFYEVFDPNIQFGEETVRASVSENLMDIYQDLKDCITNYSIGNEEVMNDAISECIYHFEEFWGQQLVNVMRAVHMLVYSGADFSEKSSNEDVVPGKGNPEWLDKFWGTDQEEE, from the coding sequence ATGGATCAGATCGTATATTCAAAAAATGTAGTTGAATTTGTAACAGTGGCTAACGAGTACTGTTCAACCATCGAGAATGTGTCGCATCTCACTGCACAAGAGAATCTTGCAAAGTTGCAAAAGTTGCTGCCATTGCTTTATTTGAAGGCTTCGGTTGTTGAGAAGATTGAAATGGTGATGGACGAGGAACTGGAGAAATTTGTAAGCGAGCTCGACTACAATATGTTGCATCAGAAATGGTTGCAACTGTTGGGCGAAAACGATGGATTTTACGAGGTTTTTGATCCCAATATTCAGTTTGGAGAAGAAACGGTACGGGCAAGTGTTTCCGAAAATCTGATGGATATTTACCAGGATTTGAAGGATTGTATCACCAATTACAGCATTGGTAACGAAGAAGTAATGAACGATGCAATTTCGGAGTGTATTTATCATTTCGAGGAGTTTTGGGGGCAGCAGCTGGTAAATGTCATGCGCGCCGTGCATATGCTGGTTTACAGTGGTGCTGATTTTTCGGAAAAGAGTAGTAATGAAGATGTGGTTCCGGGAAAAGGGAATCCGGAGTGGCTGGATAAATTCTGGGGAACCGATCAAGAAGAGGAATAA